The proteins below are encoded in one region of Pedococcus aerophilus:
- a CDS encoding acyltransferase, protein MTPAEHGAGGSLGPWGLPRPLLWVRWVGWALSHRAFTRHHLLSYVRMARASARYPSLRFEGPCFIGPDVRFEVREGYGRLVVGAYSHFGAHARVRAHEGTLRIGAKSVIGIRNTINCWLDISIGDACLLGDDVYVCDFDHVTDRLDVPIKDQGIVKSPVRIGDDVWIGTKVVVTRGTRIGSHSVVAASAVARGEYPELSVVAGVPGRVVRSRS, encoded by the coding sequence ATGACGCCGGCCGAGCACGGGGCGGGCGGCTCGCTCGGGCCGTGGGGACTGCCCCGGCCCCTGCTGTGGGTGCGGTGGGTGGGCTGGGCCCTGTCCCACCGGGCGTTCACGCGCCACCACCTGCTCAGCTACGTGCGGATGGCCCGAGCGAGTGCGCGCTACCCGTCCCTGAGGTTCGAGGGCCCGTGCTTCATCGGCCCCGACGTGCGCTTCGAGGTCCGCGAGGGGTACGGACGCCTTGTCGTCGGCGCCTACTCCCACTTCGGTGCCCATGCGCGGGTCCGTGCCCACGAGGGGACGCTGCGGATCGGCGCCAAGTCCGTGATCGGCATACGCAACACCATCAACTGCTGGCTCGACATCTCCATCGGCGACGCCTGCCTGCTCGGCGACGACGTCTACGTCTGCGACTTCGACCACGTCACCGACCGGCTCGACGTCCCGATCAAGGACCAGGGCATCGTCAAGTCCCCGGTGCGCATCGGCGACGACGTCTGGATCGGGACCAAGGTCGTCGTGACGCGCGGTACCCGCATCGGCTCCCACAGCGTCGTCGCGGCGTCGGCCGTCGCGCGCGGCGAGTACCCCGAGCTCTCCGTCGTCGCCGGCGTGCCGGGCCGGGTCGTCAGGTCTCGGAGCTGA
- a CDS encoding class I SAM-dependent methyltransferase has product MASRSTSGPAGGAPASREDVSRAFEDNKLAQVLYHDWEAQTYDDKWSISFDERCIEYARDRFEAVTGTPDPLPYATALELGAGTGFFSLNLKQAGILDEVHVTDLSPGMVEAARANAGKLGFAVEGRVADAERIPYDDNTFDIVVGHAVIHHIPDVEAAFAEMLRVLKPGGRFVVAGEPTRIGDWYARRLGRITWHATRAITALPPLRAQWAKDAEALDESSRAAALEAVVDLHTFDPDELARMALRAGAVDVRTQTEELTAAFLGWPVRTFEAAVKPGALGWGWAMFAYGSWRRLSVVDRVLARAVPARFFYNVGITGVKPG; this is encoded by the coding sequence ATGGCCTCCCGCTCCACCTCCGGTCCCGCGGGCGGCGCGCCCGCGAGCCGCGAGGACGTCTCGAGAGCCTTCGAGGACAACAAGCTCGCCCAGGTGCTCTACCACGACTGGGAGGCGCAGACCTACGACGACAAGTGGTCGATCTCCTTCGACGAGCGCTGCATCGAGTACGCCCGTGACCGCTTCGAGGCGGTCACGGGCACGCCCGATCCGCTGCCCTACGCCACTGCGCTCGAGCTCGGGGCCGGCACCGGCTTCTTCTCGCTCAACCTCAAGCAGGCGGGCATCCTCGACGAGGTCCACGTGACCGACCTGTCTCCGGGGATGGTCGAGGCGGCGCGGGCGAACGCCGGGAAGCTCGGATTCGCCGTCGAGGGGCGGGTCGCGGATGCCGAGCGCATTCCCTACGACGACAACACCTTTGACATCGTCGTGGGTCACGCGGTGATCCACCACATCCCCGACGTGGAGGCAGCGTTCGCCGAGATGCTGCGGGTGCTCAAGCCTGGTGGCAGGTTCGTCGTCGCCGGCGAGCCGACCCGCATCGGTGACTGGTACGCCCGCCGCCTCGGCCGGATCACGTGGCACGCGACCAGGGCGATCACGGCCCTGCCGCCCCTGCGAGCCCAGTGGGCCAAGGACGCGGAGGCGCTCGACGAGTCGTCCCGGGCGGCGGCGCTGGAAGCCGTCGTGGACCTGCACACCTTCGACCCCGACGAGCTCGCCCGGATGGCACTGCGCGCCGGCGCCGTGGACGTCCGGACGCAGACCGAGGAGCTGACCGCGGCCTTCCTCGGGTGGCCGGTGCGCACCTTCGAGGCTGCCGTGAAGCCCGGTGCCCTCGGCTGGGGCTGGGCGATGTTCGCCTACGGCTCGTGGCGACGACTGTCCGTCGTCGACCGGGTGCTGGCGCGGGCGGTGCCGGCCAGGTTCTTCTACAACGTCGGGATCACCGGCGTGAAGCCCGGCTGA